In Methylotenera versatilis 79, the DNA window TGGGAGGCGGTCTTTTGTTGCGTGGTTCCACAAAAAGCCAGTATTGGTGTCCGTCATTGGCACGTACGTGTTCAATCGCGCGGCTTTCATTATCGGCGGTTAAAGCCGTCAGCGATTCTTTATTGATGCCTTTGGGTAAATCTCGTTTCAATAAATCGATACCGTCTTCATTTACTGCATATAGTTGTGGCATCGGCTCACTTAACCATATAGTTAGCATCGATTTTAGCGATGCAATACCGCTTATCTTTAATGTGCTCGCCGCTGCGAACACCATTGTTTTGGCTGGTGGCGCAGCGTCAATCAGGCGTCTTTCTCTTTCACGCTTATCGTTCACCACACCAATAGCTAGGCTCACCACCAGCACGGCGGTTAGTTGCGCAAAAAAGAAAAATAGAAAAAATTTCCAATAAAGTCTGCCCATGATTATGTATCTATTTTTTTCTATGGATTAGTCTATTTTAAGTATTGATAACCTAGGCGATACACAGTCTGAATCAACTGTTTTCCGCCAGCTGCAGCCGTTAACTTCTGCCGCACACTGCTCATATGCACATCAATATTACGGTCAAATTTAGCCATCGGCCTGCCAAGCGCCAATTCAGATAACATTTGTTTGCTCACTACATTTCCCGCACGCTCTACTAATACTTCCAGCAGATTAAATTCGGTGCTAGTCAATACCAACGGCACGCCAGACCACTCCACACGCCGTTGTTCCGGCATTAAAGTCAGTTCATTTAACGTGATGGTTTTTGCCTGATTAGCTTGCGGCTTTGCACGACGCAAAATCGCGCGGATGCGCGCAACCAGCTCGCGCGGCGTACAGGGTTTTGGTACGTAGTCATCCGCGCCCAGTTCCAAACCAACAATACGGTCTGCGTCATCACCTTTGGCAGTGAGCATAATCACCGGCATATTGCTGGTTTGCCTAATACGTCGCAATGTATCGATACCATTTAACTTCGGCATCATCACGTCTAACACTACCAAATCATAAGTATCTGCTTGCAAGACTTGTAACCCAGCTTCGCCATCATGCGCGGTACTGGCAGAAAAGCCTTCAAGGTCGATATACTCTTTGAGCATCTCAACCAGCTCAACGTCATCATCTATCAGTAAAATTTTATCCATAATGTGTACTTAGATATATATTAATTTTAAATCTTATACTTCAAAGTGTTAACGCATCATAACCAGTCACAAAACCATCAACAAGCTTATTCACCAACCTTTACGCAGATTTACACACTCTTAACAGCGTTTTACAACTAGCGATTGCACAATGGCAACATCCTAAAACGCAACAGAAATAGGATTTTTGCAACAGACATTTTTAATGTTAACTAAAAAGGAATAAGCAAATGAAACATCTATCGATTAAACAATTATTGGCGATTTCAACTTTGGCAATTGCCTTACCATTTTCAGCGTTAAGCCACGCAGAGCCAGGTAAAGATTGCGGCAGACATGATGACAAACGTGGTCATGGTTTTAGACATGGTGAAAATTTTGGCGAGCCTGGCGTGCCACGTCACTTGCACGCGCTTAACTTAACCCAAGATCAACAAGACAAAATCTTTGCGATTGCGCATGAACAGGCACCAGCAAAATATGCACAACATAAACAACAACGTGAAACGTTAGAAGCATTAAGTACACTTGCTCAAGCAGATAAATTCGACGAAGCGAAAGCGCAACAACTAGCGGATCAATTGGGTAAATTAGAGAAAGAAAAAGTGTTGAGTCGCCTTAAAACTGAAGCTAAAATTAACGCAGTCTTAACGCCTGAACAACGTGCAAAAGCGCGTGAATTTAAAGCAGCAGATCGTGGTGGTTGGGATAAAGAAGGCCGTGGCAGAAATGAGCCAGCACGCTTTAAACAAAAACCAGCGCCAGCTGTAAAACCTACAAACAGTTAATCATCAGTATTTTAAATACTGTTTAAACAAAAAAGCCTGCATTTAATCATGCAGGCTTTTTACATCTTTTTGAGGGTTAATCACGCTCAAATGCTTCACATAACTGACTTAATAATTGACCAAAAAATGGCAACACTTCTTCTTTGCTATGCGGGCTATCATCATCGGTGCCTGCAACCACAAAGCTCACCGTTAATTTATCCAGATTCTCTCTAAACTCAGCCCAATGTTCCGCTTCTGCATCGCCAATGAGTTGAAATTTATTAAAGCCTGATTCAATGATTTCCATCAACTCTGCATCGCTGATACCTGCAAATAAGGTTTTCGCAATGATGACTTGCGCGGCAGTTAAATCTGGCGCAGCCTCACCTTCTACTGCTAGCTCATGCGTCAGCGGCAACGTTAAAAACGCGAAAATCAGCATGGCATAAGCTTGGTACACACTGAGCATATCAAAGTTGTTATGTCGCTCATCCGCAGGCTGGCGCATCGCCGCTTGAATGGCGCTGAAGGTAATATAACTGGCTAAATAATGCGCCGAATCGATTGCTTTATAATCGTCCAAATTACTATTGGGCTTTGCGCCATCACTATAAGTATCCGCCAAACACAGCGCATGCAATAAAGTTAGTCGTTTTGAATAGTCCATGATTTGCTACCAGCATCCTTCAATTATTGAATCAAATTTATGGTTAAGTATTAATTAGGTATCTTTAAACAATAGCGCTTATGATTAATTAGCGGTTTCAGGCAAAGCTTCTAATTGTTCATGCAATTCTAACCAGCGCAATTCCGCCGCTTCTACTAAGCCCGTCAATTCTGCTTGGCGTTTTAGCAAGTTTTGCAACTCATCTTTATTAGCGATATCGTACAGCTCTACATCCGCCGCTCTGATATCTAGGGTCGCTTTTTCAGTAGCGATTTGCTCAAGCTGCTTTTCAAGCTTTTCAGTTTCTTTTAATAATGGCCTACGCGCCAAAACACGCGCCTGACGCTCTGCTTTACTTTGTGCGTAATCATTCTTTTTGGGTGTTGTTTCAGCGTTAACTATTTCGTTATTTTGTGTTTTTGCTGCTTGAGTTTTTGAAGTCGCCAGCCAATTTTTATAATCGTCCAAATCACCATCAAATGCTTTCGCCGCACCATCTGCGACCAATACGAAATTATCACAAGTTGCGCGCAGCAAAGCTCTATCATGCGAAACCAAAATCACACCACCTTGATAATCTTGCAAGGCCAGCGTTAACGCATGACGCATTTCCAGATCCAAATGGTTGGTCGGCTCATCCAGCAGCAATAGATTAGGTCGCGTCCAGATCAGTAAAGCCAAAGCCAAGCGCGATTTTTCACCACCAGAAAAGTTTTCACAGCTACTTCTCGCCATGTCGCCTTTAAAATCGAAACCGCCTAAATAATTGAGATGTTCTTGCTCTCTAGTTGCTGGATCCAAACGCATCATATGTTGCAACGGCGATTCATTTGGCCGCAATTGCTCTAATTGATGTTGGGCAAAATAGCCGATATTTAAATCTTTACCAGTCACGCGCTTGCCGCTTAGTGGTTTTAATTCATCAGCAAGCAATTTGATAAGGGTTGATTTACCAGCACCATTTTTACCCAACAAGCCAATACGTTCGCCCGGACGAATCGCCAAAACCACTTGGCTTAATATGGGTTTATCCGCATAACCTGCACTTACCTCATCCAACACCAGCAATGGATCAGGCGCAGATACCGGCGCTCGAAATTCAAAACTGAACTGTGAGTCGATATGCGCAGCAGAAATCATTTCCATGCGTTCTAAGGCTTTAATACGGCTTTGTGCCTGACGTGCTTTGGTTGCTTGTGCACGAAAACGGTCAATATAACTGTGTAAATGCGCGACTTTACGCTGCTGCTTTTCATGCATGGCTTGTTGCAGTGCCAGTTTTTCAGCACGCTGGCGCTCAAAATCACTGTAACCACCGCGGTATAAAGTGATACGTTGCTGTTCGATGTGCAAAACGTTATCAATCACGTTATCCAGAAAATCGCGATCATGCGAAATCAATAATAGCGTACCGCGATAATCGCGCAACCAGCTTTCCAGCCAAATCACCGCATCCAAATCCAAATGGTTGGTTGGCTCATCCAGTAACAATAAATCACTGCGGCACATCAACGCGCGCGCTAGATTTAATCGCACACGCCAGCCGCCAGAAAAATCACTTACGGGACGTGTTAAGTCAGCCTGGCTAAAACCTAAACCATCCAGCAAACTGGATGCGCGCGCTTTGGCAGAGTAGCCTTCGATATCGCTTAAACGCTGATGCAATTCAGCAATTTTTTCGCCTTGATGCTGGGTTTCTGCAGCTTGTAGTGCAGCTTCCACTTCGGTTAATTCTGCATCACCTTCTAAGGTAAATTGCAAAGCTGCCAAATTTAAACTCGGCGTTTCTTGCGCCACGTGCGCGATGACCCAGTTAGGTGGGATTTCCAAATCACCGACTTCTTGCTGCAATTCGCCGCGCAATAAGGCAAAAATGGATGATTTACCCGCGCCATTTGCGCCGATTAAGCCCACTTTATGGCCAGGATGCAATTGAAAAGCCGCGGCTTCAATCAGCACTTTTACACCGCGAGTTAAACTTAAATTTCTAAATTGAATCAATACAAGTCCAGTTAAAAACAGTAAAAATAAATACTAAAAATCAATACAGTGACGAATCGGAAAAATGTGCCGCTAAATGCATGCAAACGCAAATTCGTCAAAAGGCGTTATTCTAAATCAAACCTTGCTAATCAAAACGAGTTAATTATTTTGAGGTGAGTTATTTGGGGTTAATTATTTGAATTAATTAATCTGGCTTAATAATGGGTGAATATCCTTTTAAACATGTTTACGTTTGGTTTACAAGCAAGTTGCTAATTTTCAAGTAAAATAAACACTTAACTATATTTTGGCTATAAAAAGTCAACTTAATCCGTTTTGCAGGCTCTCATTCCATACTCGTTAGAAATATCCACTCATTAGAAATGACCATACCCAGAAAATGATCGCCATTAAAAAAACAGTTCGCTGGGTGTTGTACGTGTTTGCTTTTTTGCTGAGCTTAATTGTGATTGCAGCGTTAGTGATACGTTTTGTGATCTTTCCTAACATCCATCAATATAAAGATGACATTGCGACTTTTGCATCGCAAAAAATGGGTCAAAAAGTATTGATTGGCGATATCGTTACTGGTTGGGACGATATTTCGCCGCACGTGGAATTACTGAATGTAGACGTATTTGATGCAGAAAATCGTGTTGCGCTACATTTAAATAATGTAGAAGCCAGCCTTTCCTGGCTGAGTGTGCCGATGTTACAGCCGAAGTTAACCCAATTATTAATCCATAATCCTGCGTTAACTATTCGGCGCAACGCAGACGGCAGCATTTATTTGGCTGGCATCAATTTGGCTGGTGAATCCAAACCTGCATTTGCTAATTGGCTATTAAAACAGCGCAATGTAATCGTAGAAAATGCGCAAATTATTTGGCAGGACGATCTGCGCCAAGCACCCGAACTGTCATTAAATCAGTTCAACTTAACACTCACCAGACCCATATTAAATAGCCTGTTGGGACAACACAACTTTGAAATATCCAGCTTAGTTTCTACTGGGTCAGCGCAAAAAATTAACGTTAGCGGACATTTTATTGGTCATGATGTCAGCAAAGCAAAAACCTGGCATGGCGAAGTAATTACAGCGCTGGCGCAAACAGAATTAGCCGCTTTTAAACCTTGGCTAGATTATCCGATTAACATTCAAAACGGTTTAGCTAACGCAAAAATTAATCTGACTTTTGGTAACGCACAGATTCTCAGCGTAAAAGGCAATGTGGCCATTAGCAATTTGGCGCTTGTGACTAAAAATGAAACCACGCCGCTAGTTGCAACGAAATTCGCGGGTGATCTATTGTGGAGCCGCTTAAATAACACGCAAACTTTCATTGCGCAACATGTTCAACTTAATACCAATACTGGCTTAAATATTCAAGATGGTAGCGCCACCTATGTCAGCTCAATCAAAAATAATCAACCCTGGATTAAAGCCAATGTACGTTTGAATCAATTGAATTTGGCGATGTTAAAACAGATCGCATCGCATATTCATTTGCCCAAAAACATCTTGGCGCAACTGAATGGCTTTGCGCCAGTTGGCATGTTACAGGCAGTAAATTTCAACTGGGAAGGCACTGCCAATAAACCAGAAAGCTATTTAGTGAATGCACAATTTAAGCAATTGGGTATTCAAGCGTTTCAAAAAATACCAGGATTCAGCAATCTGACTGGTACGCTTAAAGCGGATGAAGATGGCGGAGAAGTCATCCTTGCATCGCAAAATGCCACGCTAGATTTTAAAGATATCTTGCGTTGGCCAATACCTGCAAGCCAATTAAAAGGCGACATCAATTGGAAAATCCGTCAAGGTAAAGCGCTTATCAATGCCAAAGATATCTTTATCTCCAGCCCGCACATAACCGGCACGGTCAATGCCAGTTATGACATGAATGGCATTAAAGGCGGCCATTTGAATCTAACTGGCAAGTTTGACAAAGGCAACGCCAAATACGCACCATTTTATTACCCGATTATATTAGGTGAAGATACGATACATTGGCTGGATACCTCAATATTAGCCGGTCGTGCTGATAATGTATTGCTGACAGTAAAAGGTCATTTAGCCGATTTTCCTTTTGTTAATAGTCAAAATAAGCCAGATAATCAATTGGGCATATTTAAAGTGACCGCCAAAATCAGCGATGCGATATTGCATTATGGTAATGGCTGGCCTGGTATCGACAATTTAAACTTAGACCTGCTGTTTGAAGGAAAACGCATGTTGCTGGAAGCAAATTCTGGCCGAATTTCTGGCAAAAAAATCCTTAAAAGCCGGGCTGAAATTACGCAATTAGATGCAGACTGGCCGATATTGCATATTGTCAGCGAGGCAGAAGGTTTAGTATCTGATGGCATTAAATTTGTGAATGAAAGCCCTGTACAACAAGTGACATTAGGTTTTACAGACAACCTTAAAACGGCTGGCCGTGGCAATTTACAACTCACGCTGGATATTCCATTAGAAGACTCTGAGCAATCAAAATACAAGGGCATCTATAAAGTCACTAACGGTACTATTTTTGCCAATGCCGCACTTGGTTTACCAGAGTTAACCAAATTAAATGGCAGCTTAATTTTTAATGAAAAAGGCTTATCCGCTAATAATATCAGCGCAGAAGTATTAGGTGGCCCTGCACAATTTAGCTTGAATACTGGTGCAGATAAAGCGATTAAAGTGGTCGCTAATGGCAGAATAAATGATGCTGGCATTAAAAATCTCATACCTAATGCATTCACCAATCAACTCAGTGGCAATACAAATTGGGCGGGTGAAATCGTCATTAAAAAACCATTGGTCGATTTCAATTTTCGCTCCAATTTGGTCGGTTTAGCGATTGACTTACCGCCGCCATTTAACAAATCAGCCAGCCAAGAAATCTCGCTTAACGTTGATAAAAAACAAAGTGTTATAGATAAAGATTCGATTAATATCAATTATGGTCAGCTTGTATCAGCCAAAATATTACGTAGCTTAAAAGCAGATCAACTGGTTTTCGAACGTGGTGATATCGGCATTAACACAGCCGCCGTGAATCCACTGCAATCTGGATTATCGATTCGTGGAAAATTGGAAGAGTTGGATGCGGATGAATGGTTAGCGCTACTAAGTGAACAATCTTCTGCGCAAACCAATGTTAACGCTCCTGCTAACAATAAGCTCGACTTAAGCATGCTGACTAAAGCCGATTTGAACGTGCAAAAATTGACGATATTCGATCGCTCCATCAATGCGCTCAAAGTGATTGCGATACCTAACCGCACAGGCTTAAAAATGCTTGTAGATGCGCAGGAAATGAGTGGTAATGTGGAATGGCAAGACGCGGATAATGGCAAAATTATTGCCCGACTTAAACGGTTAACTATTCCCAGCACACTGACTGCCGCAAATAAAAATAATGCTAAAAAAGAATATAGAAAACAAGCGCAAACCTATCCTGCGCTGGATATTGTGGCGGATAATTTTGAATTAGGAACTGAAAAAACTGAGGCTTCAAAATCGGAAACTTTAAAATTAGGCGCTTTAGCTTTAAATGCGTTTGAAAATGGTGAAGATTGGGTCATCCAGAAACTCAATATCACCAATGCGGACAGCACGCTTTCTATACAAGGCAACTGGCATAATTGGACGCGCAATCCAAATACCAGTTTAATTGTGTCACTTAACACCAATAATATTGGCAAAACATTTAGCCGCTTCGGTCAAGCCGATACGATTAGGGGCGGCGAAGCAAAAATAAATGGGCAAATCAATTGGGCTGGTAGCCCGCGTGAATTTGACGTGACACGTTTAGATGGCAGTTTGACTTTTGAAGCCACTAAAGGTCAAATTTTAAAAGTGCAGCCAGGTGTTGGTCGTTTATTTGGCTTGGTTACTTTGCAAAGTTTACCGCGGCGTTTAAGTTTAGATTTCAGAGATTTATTCAGTGATGGATTTGCTTTTGATAAAATTAGTGCAACTGCCCGAATCAATAGCGGCATTGTGCGTAGCGATGACTTTTTTATGACTGGTCCAGCGGCAGAAGCAAGTATTAAAGGTGAAACAGATTTAAAGGCTGAAAC includes these proteins:
- a CDS encoding YhdP family protein; translated protein: MIAIKKTVRWVLYVFAFLLSLIVIAALVIRFVIFPNIHQYKDDIATFASQKMGQKVLIGDIVTGWDDISPHVELLNVDVFDAENRVALHLNNVEASLSWLSVPMLQPKLTQLLIHNPALTIRRNADGSIYLAGINLAGESKPAFANWLLKQRNVIVENAQIIWQDDLRQAPELSLNQFNLTLTRPILNSLLGQHNFEISSLVSTGSAQKINVSGHFIGHDVSKAKTWHGEVITALAQTELAAFKPWLDYPINIQNGLANAKINLTFGNAQILSVKGNVAISNLALVTKNETTPLVATKFAGDLLWSRLNNTQTFIAQHVQLNTNTGLNIQDGSATYVSSIKNNQPWIKANVRLNQLNLAMLKQIASHIHLPKNILAQLNGFAPVGMLQAVNFNWEGTANKPESYLVNAQFKQLGIQAFQKIPGFSNLTGTLKADEDGGEVILASQNATLDFKDILRWPIPASQLKGDINWKIRQGKALINAKDIFISSPHITGTVNASYDMNGIKGGHLNLTGKFDKGNAKYAPFYYPIILGEDTIHWLDTSILAGRADNVLLTVKGHLADFPFVNSQNKPDNQLGIFKVTAKISDAILHYGNGWPGIDNLNLDLLFEGKRMLLEANSGRISGKKILKSRAEITQLDADWPILHIVSEAEGLVSDGIKFVNESPVQQVTLGFTDNLKTAGRGNLQLTLDIPLEDSEQSKYKGIYKVTNGTIFANAALGLPELTKLNGSLIFNEKGLSANNISAEVLGGPAQFSLNTGADKAIKVVANGRINDAGIKNLIPNAFTNQLSGNTNWAGEIVIKKPLVDFNFRSNLVGLAIDLPPPFNKSASQEISLNVDKKQSVIDKDSININYGQLVSAKILRSLKADQLVFERGDIGINTAAVNPLQSGLSIRGKLEELDADEWLALLSEQSSAQTNVNAPANNKLDLSMLTKADLNVQKLTIFDRSINALKVIAIPNRTGLKMLVDAQEMSGNVEWQDADNGKIIARLKRLTIPSTLTAANKNNAKKEYRKQAQTYPALDIVADNFELGTEKTEASKSETLKLGALALNAFENGEDWVIQKLNITNADSTLSIQGNWHNWTRNPNTSLIVSLNTNNIGKTFSRFGQADTIRGGEAKINGQINWAGSPREFDVTRLDGSLTFEATKGQILKVQPGVGRLFGLVTLQSLPRRLSLDFRDLFSDGFAFDKISATARINSGIVRSDDFFMTGPAAEASIKGETDLKAETQHLTVKVIPHISDSLSLAALAGGPIVGAAAFIAQKILKDPFNKIASSEYVIKGTWDNPIEAGAEKDAVEKPDNKSPLH
- a CDS encoding Spy/CpxP family protein refolding chaperone, whose amino-acid sequence is MKHLSIKQLLAISTLAIALPFSALSHAEPGKDCGRHDDKRGHGFRHGENFGEPGVPRHLHALNLTQDQQDKIFAIAHEQAPAKYAQHKQQRETLEALSTLAQADKFDEAKAQQLADQLGKLEKEKVLSRLKTEAKINAVLTPEQRAKAREFKAADRGGWDKEGRGRNEPARFKQKPAPAVKPTNS
- a CDS encoding response regulator transcription factor is translated as MDKILLIDDDVELVEMLKEYIDLEGFSASTAHDGEAGLQVLQADTYDLVVLDVMMPKLNGIDTLRRIRQTSNMPVIMLTAKGDDADRIVGLELGADDYVPKPCTPRELVARIRAILRRAKPQANQAKTITLNELTLMPEQRRVEWSGVPLVLTSTEFNLLEVLVERAGNVVSKQMLSELALGRPMAKFDRNIDVHMSSVRQKLTAAAGGKQLIQTVYRLGYQYLK
- a CDS encoding ATP-binding cassette domain-containing protein translates to MIQFRNLSLTRGVKVLIEAAAFQLHPGHKVGLIGANGAGKSSIFALLRGELQQEVGDLEIPPNWVIAHVAQETPSLNLAALQFTLEGDAELTEVEAALQAAETQHQGEKIAELHQRLSDIEGYSAKARASSLLDGLGFSQADLTRPVSDFSGGWRVRLNLARALMCRSDLLLLDEPTNHLDLDAVIWLESWLRDYRGTLLLISHDRDFLDNVIDNVLHIEQQRITLYRGGYSDFERQRAEKLALQQAMHEKQQRKVAHLHSYIDRFRAQATKARQAQSRIKALERMEMISAAHIDSQFSFEFRAPVSAPDPLLVLDEVSAGYADKPILSQVVLAIRPGERIGLLGKNGAGKSTLIKLLADELKPLSGKRVTGKDLNIGYFAQHQLEQLRPNESPLQHMMRLDPATREQEHLNYLGGFDFKGDMARSSCENFSGGEKSRLALALLIWTRPNLLLLDEPTNHLDLEMRHALTLALQDYQGGVILVSHDRALLRATCDNFVLVADGAAKAFDGDLDDYKNWLATSKTQAAKTQNNEIVNAETTPKKNDYAQSKAERQARVLARRPLLKETEKLEKQLEQIATEKATLDIRAADVELYDIANKDELQNLLKRQAELTGLVEAAELRWLELHEQLEALPETAN